The Cervus elaphus chromosome 9, mCerEla1.1, whole genome shotgun sequence genomic interval ctACACCACCTCAGGAATGGTGTTCCCTGCAACCCTACACCCCCACAGTGAGCTAATTATTCCACATCCTTCCATCCCCACTCAATACCACCCCTCACTTCCCTGAGTGGACAGAGGTTGGGCCAACCCTAGTGGTTGACCCTGGGGTCAGCTGGCAGCAAGCGGGACCACATCTGCACAGAGCAGCACTGAGGCGGTCACTCCTCCATTTCTGCCCTTGTCAGGTCACTGGGAGCCCCAAGAGGGCAGGCTTGGGCCAGCCGCTCGCCGCTACCCCCACACCTCGGCCCCACCCTTTATGAAGACCGCCAGGGATACCTGCTCAGGAGCCCTAGAGAGACACACTCCTGGGACCCTGGCTCGTAGGCTGGGAAGCTGCGGGAGGCGGAGCGGAACGGCGTCTCCTGCAGCTGCTCACCTGGTACAGGCCTTGCAGGCCTCCGTGGGGTAGGCGCCCAGGTGCAGTCTCCGCAGGTGGTCCATCTTGGGCTGGCCCGGTGCCCTGATGGAGAGGAGCAGGGGAAAGGCTCGGGGGTGTGTACACGCACATGTGTACGCAAGCAGTGGCGCACACGCGCATGCACACATGCGCATGCAGACACAAGCACATGCGCACATACAGCCGTACAGGTCGATCTCCTAGAGGCAAAGCGTGTGTGAGAACAGAGAGAATCCAGGAGCCAGGCTCCTACACACCCTCTGCCCACAGGCCCCCGCTGAGGGTGGCGCCTGGAGCAGAGTAGGGCAAGCCCATCAGGATTCCTGAGGCTGGGGCATTCGTATCACACAAGTTTGAAAACCAAGAGTGTGAAAGCCCTTTGGCGACCAGCCACCTCTCTGTGTAAAGTGTTTCCTGAAACTCGAGCACAAACCACAGTGTGTGATTCATCAGGCCGTTCCTCCTACGGctttagagatgagaaagaaaatccGGAAGTGGAGGAGGAAGGCCCAGAGTCTTCCcagcgggggcggcgggggggggctGTGGGGACACTAAGGCCCCTCCCCAGTAAAGGCCCCTCCCCAGTAAAGGACCACTTGACAATCCATCCCATGACACCTTGAATGGGAGGTGGCCTGTGGGGTCCTAGGTTCGCCTTCTGGCCTGGTGTCTATCTCTGGACTGCACCTTGGAGATTGAGTTTACCTGCCTGTAAAGTGGGGACAAATCCTCCACCCAGGGTGCTGCTCCCTCAGCAGGCCTGGGCTTTCTGGACTCCGCACATCCAAAGAATGGCCCCCAAGGCCACTCCCAGCCAGGTCTGCCTAAGAGTGTTCTGCTTCCTGGGGCCTTGGGACCTGCCAGGTACTCTGGGTTGCAGTGCAATTTATGGTGGGGGCTTGGGGTGTGAACCTCAGCTCCAGAGGGGTTGGAGCCAGAGTAACCAAGGTTGGCGACATGGGCCCTCCATGTGGGCCGAGACAGGTCAGGGGGAAGATGACATCACCCGGACAAGCAAGGACACAAATCAGTACGAGCCGATGACCTGTACACTATAGTACAGTATAGTGCCTGGATGGAGGGAAGTGACAGGGCAGGGGaggcgggtggggaggggaggagtctGGGGGAAAGGAGGAATCTTAGGGGCAAGGGAGGGGAGGAGTATTGGGGGGAGCACTCAGGTCAGGCTGGAAGGAAGCAGCAGGTACAGCACAGGCAGAGGCCCTGAGACAGACATGTGAGGGGGCATGTCAGGCAGGTCTAGGGGGGACCCTTCTGGAAGAAAGGGTATACAGGGCCCTGAGTCAGAGGTGGGTGCACATACCTGATGAGGCCGTCCAGCTGCAGGCCGGTGGAGCCACCAGGCAGAGCAGGGGCCTTGCCAAAGTGCAGGCGCAGGGGCTGCTTGGGCTGCAGGCGGCTGACCAATCCGTCACTCACAGGCAGCCAGTCTAGGCTGGGGATGAGCAGCTGGCTGGGCAGCAGGCAGCACTCATCCACCAGCGCCTCGTCTGGCTCACTTGTGGGACCCTCGTCACGGCCTGCGGGgggagcaggggacacaggacatCATGCTTAGCGGCCCTGCCCACAGCACTGCCCACCAGGAGGCATCACGGCCTCCTCCAGGCTCATAGGGCGCCAGGTGcaggccccagccctgccctgactTCGTGAGGAGCCTGGGCTCCTCCCCCTTCTCGGGCCTGGTCCTCTCCTCTGTAAAACAGGGACCCacttattcctttaaaaaatgtgcAGTAAGTCCTGGGTGCCCTTCCTGGCATCAGGGAGCAACAATGACAGAGCCTGGCCCCAGAAACACGTGACACAGGACAACCAGGCGTGGCTGAGGTTTACTGAGCACCCACGCTGTGCCTGCatctgtgccaggtgctggggaaGCAGCAGGAGGGCCACAACAGGGCAAATTTGACCTATGGGAGATTATATTATGGTGGGGGGACTCAGCCAGGGCTTGTATTTTGGTGGGGAAATGAGAGAAGAGGAGCAGGTGTCTTACAGCAGATCCAGAGCTTGGTGAGCAGGCGAAAGAGCAGGGACATGCTGTCCTGAGTGTCTGAGGTAGCCGTGTACACAGGCAGGCAGCTGGGCTTCAGCAAGCCCCAGATGCGGATGACAACCATCAGCTCTCGCAGCATGCCCAGTGACGTGCCATCCCGCAGGAAGCTGTGGCCTGGTCGCAGCGGGGAGCCCTATGGGGAGGAAGGTTCTGTTTGTGCGCTTTCATGTTTCAGCATTCCAGGACCTCTGTGAGTTGGAGTCAGATGGCctttggggaggggtggggccaaGGAGGtggggcttctgggaggagctgagccggaggaggtggggtggagggCACACCTGGTTGGGCAAACTGGCCAGCAGGTAGAGCACAAAGTCGCCCACCCACTGCAGGAGCTGCTGCAGCGCCTGGAGCGTGTTCATGTCCAGAACGAACTCCTCCGTCTTGAGGTTGATCATGACCTTGTCAATGTCTGGGAGGGGACAGGCAGTCAGGGGAGGCTGGGACTTCACGCGGGGGCCCTGGAGGCCACGGCTGGTGGGAGAGGCTCTGGATACCCACCACAGGACTTCAGGACACCCCGACGCCCCTTAGACCCCTTGTGCAGGACAACCTGGAGTTCCCACCAGCCTCCAGGCACCCACACATACAGTTCCCCTGGGGATGCCACCCAGGCTGCCTCATCTTTGTTTCAGGTAACAGCCACCATGTGTCCCCACAggcagtggtggggggaggggggcacatgCGAGACACCTGAGGGATCCTCCCTGGCAGACAGCGAGGGCActtggagggtgggggtgggacccAGGGTGGCCTGCAGGGTGGAGCTGGACCCACCAACATCTGTGATCTTGGCACAGATTTCGGTCAGCCGGTCGCCAGGACTTTTGTCGGGTGTATTGAGCACGTGCGGGCGCAGCAGTGACTTGAGCGTGGAGCTGATGGCGATGAGGAAAAGCTTTGCGTGGTAGTCGCACACACGAGTCACCGTGCAGGGCGACAGCTTGCACAGTGAGGCCTTCATGGCCAGGATCCGGGTGGACAGGACCTGGGGGGCCAGGATGTGAGCGGGTGGAGCTTGCGCCTCGGGGCGGGGCCAGAGCAAGGTGCTGGACCCAATGGGCAAGGGGCTAAACCTCTGGGCCTTGCCCTCCTGGCAAAATCAAGTAGAACCTTCCCTCACAGGACAGCAGGGTTTCAACCTGTGGGTGGGTCTGCCCCAGGGGCCAAAGGGCCACGTCTGGGATCCCGAATCGGGAGTCAAAGGGCCACATCTGGGATCCCTAATGATTTTGGGGTGCCTGGCATGaagtgggtgggggcagggatgcTGCTCTGTCCCTTACCCCACCTCGTTCCTTGACCCTGATGTCTCCCGGGATGCCATGACTGAAGGACTGCAAGCATCAACATGCTCACACACAGCTCAGCTGAGCACTGAGCGGTTGGTCACTAGTGGCGTTCCTGGCTCTGAAGCCAGCTCCCTCCTGTGCAGTTCACGCCGGTAGCACCCTCTCACACCTGAGCCCTCTCATGTCTGAGCCCCGCACGTCTGAGCCCTCGCACATCTGAGTGGGCTGCTAAAAACCATGCGACCTCTCCTTCCTGTTTCCTCCTGGTGTTGGAGACTGGGGCACAGAGGACAATTCCGGATTCCTAGCAGTGCTGACCTCAGGGAGGCTGTAGGTTTGCAGTTACGCCCAGTGGCGTCTGGGGGATCatttctccctgcccctcccatcTTTAAAACTCGAGGTCACTGTTCTTATCACAGGGGCAAAGGCCTCCACTGACACGCAGAGGCAGGTGCAGCCAGGCCTGCAACCGCGCCCTCCCAGGCTGAGAAGGCAGGGAGGTAGGCCATCTGACCCACAGGGAGGAAGGGGGCCCCGGGGGAAGGAGGGGATGAGCCCGCACCTGCTGCAGCTCGGCCTTCTGGCGCGTGTACTCCTCGTGCAGCTTCTCCACCAGGCTCTGCACCATGCCGGGCTGCACGTGCAGCAGGATGTCCCACCAGTCATAGCCGGTCACCATGCAGTACTCCAGCAGGAAGAGCAGGTGCCGCAGGGCCAGCCCCACGTCCAGTGAGTGGCCCATGGACGGCGAGATACGCAACATGCTCAGCTGTGGGGAAAGGACGGGGCGTGAGAGGTGGGGTCTTGAGGGGATGGGAGTCTGAACGCCAGGGACAAGGAGGGCTCAGCCCATGTGGGGTCCTGACCTGCCTGATCTCCTGTCACATGGGAGGGTTACAGAGCCACAGCTTGGCCAGGTGGCATGAAGGGAGCCCTTCCCACCAAGGGTGCGCCTGTGGGGTGGCAAGGCCTCCAAGTCTACCTGGGGGCCGCATGGTCCTCCCCACCAGGCCAAACCCGTCCGTACCCCGCCCACCCAGAATGCTGAGGGCAGGGCCAAGTAGGTGCACTGCCCGATAGCTACTTCCTGGGGAGTAGGGGGCACACGCATGTGTGAGCAAGTGTGTAAACACATGTAGATGTGTGTAAGCAAGTGCGAGAGTGGGTGTGCGAGGCACCTGTCCTCCTGACAGGCCACGGATGGGTTCCTCTGAGAGCCAAGAGGCCAACACAGGGCACCTGCTCGCATGTGGGGGAAAGGTGGGGGGGGTCGGTGCTAGAACCCCACATGTGAGGAGAAGCCAGCCTAAGCTCCCCCACCTCCTGTGCAACCCCCGCAGGCCACAGGCCTCACCCTGCAACAATGACcacaccccacagacagaggcacGGGGCTCCCCTCACTCTTGGCACCCCCAGCACAGCACTGACCCTGCCGTGGTTGTCAATGCCCACGAGGGCCAGGGAGGTCCAGGAGAGTTGCATGGCCTTGAAGTGGACGGCGGGGCCTGTGGTCCGGGGACGCTTGAGAGCCGGCTCATCCACGGGGCGTGGGGCGGCGGAGCTGTAGAAGATGGCCATGGTCTGCAGCGAGAGCCGGTGCACGATGTGGACACTGCCGTCGTGGAAGGCCAGGGCCAGCCCTGGGGGCACATGCAGGTCAAGTGGCCGAGCCCAGCCTTGGACAATGGGAAGTGGCTGCACCGTGCCCAGCTTGTTAGCGACCTCATAGCCTTTCAAGCTCCCTGGATATCAAGAGCAGTGTCCTCACCCCCACTAGGACTGACGTGAGATTGGGCCAGGTTCCCACAACCCTGAAAGTGGAGGTGAGGTCACAGTGCACCCCTCCCTCTGACCCCCAGGAACCCCAAGACACTGTACCGAGGCCAGGGTAGAACTGGGTGTCACTGGCCACCTTCAGGTCTGTGTTGGTGAGCGAGATGGGCAGTTTGGGCAGCGCCACAGCAGACACACGGTCCAGGTCATTGGTGGCCGAGAGAATCCGCCATTTGAGAATTGTGGGCTGTTTGTCGCCAACTGAAAAGGGGTGTGGGGGACAAGGGGCAACAAAATGAAGATGAAACTGAAACACAACAAGGGTGGACTGGACCCAGTGCCCTTCCCCTCCTGGGGCCCCCAGCTAGCTCATAGGAGCAtggaaggggggtgggggggcccccACAGGGCCTGGTCCTGGGCCTTCACAGGGACGGGAGGAGGTGTCTGCCTGGGCAAGAGGCTGTCAGCTGGCGGGGGTGGCCACCTTGTCCCCTCGAAGGAGCCAACACGCCAAGGAGGGGAACCCATCCCAGACCTTGCTGCCACACAAACCCCACAATTCTCCTGTGGACTTGGCTGGTCTGTGCAGGGTTCTCTGTCCCTGTGGTCCGAGAGGTCCTGGGTGGACCCCAGCTCTCCTCAGGAGGTGGACAGACAGGCCCCTCCCGGCACCCACACCCTCAGTGCCACAACGAAGCCCCCCAGCAAGAGGCGGGGTGGTTTCCATCCATCTGGGCTTGGTCCCTGCATGCTGTGGGCATGATGTGGGCAGAGGTGCCTGGACACTAAGGTGACTGAGACAAGCCCAGGCACCCAGCCGGTGGCCAGCATTCCAGCTGCCCTGGGGGGCCAGCAGACTCAGGGAAGCAGGCCAGAGCAGTGAGGCAGCCCGACCCAGGAGTGTTCCACTGTGTTTCTGAAACAGAGCTTGAGGCTGGCTGTGACAGCACACCTCTGCGCCCACCTGTCCTGACAGCTCTGCCCCAGACGTCTCAGCATGAGGGGTCTCCTGGAAAATGTCATCCCATAGGGAGACGGAGGCCCCGAGAGGGGCGGCACTGAGCAGAGCTGTCAAGGTGACAGCCATGGCGGTACCCAGAGAGGGCGCACGTTCCGGCCAGGCCCGCACCAGCCGCCCACACTGGCTTCCTGACGGCCTTGGCCATTACTAGGTCACAGAGGACAGAGGCCGCTGTCAGAGGCTGAACAGCTTGCCTGAGTCTACCTGGACCCACTGTCCACCCAAGTCAGGCCAACCCCTCTACTGCAGGCTGGACGGTGGCTGGTAGAGTGGGGCCCCGGGGAGACCAGTGTAGGCAAAGGTGAGGAGGAAGGGACAGGAGAGGCAGGTCTAAGAGCCCACAGGGCAGCAAGGCTGGGacaaggggtggggtggggctgcagGTGAACTCAGCAGAGACCCTTCAGCACCTGGATGCCTGCCTCAGGAAGAGGCTCCACCAGGACGGGAGGCCCTTCTGCATGAAGTCTGGTCCTACTGTGACAAGGTCCCAGGGCGGGACTGCAGGGCAGGTGGGGAGCAGGGCCACCCTGGGACTCAGGAAGGGCCAGGACCCCACTCAGGAGGTGCAGCCCAACCATCCTCACACACCTCCTCTGGGGCCGTGTGGAGCAGCATATGTAACCCACCTGCGGGCAGATGGACCTCAAGGGCCTCTTGACTCAGGCCAGTCACTCCAGGGCCATGAGCGCTACTGGCAGCAGGAACACCCCTGGGCTATGTGGCCGTGGTTCACCCCCGGCATCTCAGCCACATGGGTGTCAGGAAGTGGGCCCCTCCGGTGGGGATGTGGGGCTCCGCATGGGTGCAAggtcagagagggagggagaggtagGCACTTTCTAGCAAACTCAGGTCACCCCTGCGCCGCCTCGCTGTACCGAGGGTAGTCTGAGTGTGCCTGGCCACCTGGGCAACTCACCAGCCGGCGAGAGCTGCTGGAAAATATTATTCACAGGGAGCCCCTCCTTGCGCAGCGACCAACACTCCACCACACTGCTCGTCTGGCTGGATGCACACAGCAGCACCTAGGGGTGGGTGCGTGGTGAGGGGCCTAGAACAGCCCATGGCCTCTGCGGGGTTCTAGCTCGTCTTGGAGCTCACGTGCCATTGTGAGTCCAACCCAGGCCTGCCTGGCCTGCGTCTGCATCTGCCCATCCATTGCCCTCACTCCCCTGgggagtgctgtgctgtgctgggggcAGTTATCCATGGTGCCCTGGCAGGAAGCAAAGGTACCAGGGAAACACATCAGGGACTGGTGAAGCTAGGGCTGGTCAGCACAAGGCTATGAGGGACCTCAGGGAACCTGGTGCAGGTAGCTCAACTTGGCCCCCAGAGACCCCCCTCGTCCTGGTCCTGGGACCTGTGGATACATCACCTTATGGGACAGAGGGGACTTGGCAGCAGGGATTAAGCTAAGGCCCCTGAGACAGGGATGACCCTGGATTCCCCAGGGGACCCAGTGTCATCACAGGGTCtttataagagggaggcagatAGTCAGAGGCAGAGAGACGGGAGATTTGCACTGTTGGCTGTGCAAATGGAAGGAAGGGCCATGAGCCAGGGATACGGtgtctctagaagctggaaaaggcaggagcctctggagggagcaGCCCGGCCCAGGCGTGGGTTTAGCCTCGAGGTGTCAGGGCGGGCTCACCTGCTCTGACATGTCGCGGGCCAGGAACTTGAGGTGGGTGATGGCGGGCAGCCGGTCGCGGCGGCTGAGATCAGTGGTGCAGCGCATGAAGAGCGAGGGCAGGAGCTCGGTGTCGATGCGGCACTTCTCGTTGACCACGCTCACACACACCTTGTACAGCTGCACCGGTGATGCGCTGCTGCCATCCGCTGTAGCCACCACGATGTTGCCACCACCTGTGAAGGCGATGTCGGCCAGAGCCACGCGGCCGCGCAGCCGGCACAGGCTCTCAGTCGAGGTGAGCACCTGCCCGCTGGGCTTGAGCAGGGACACAGTGACCAGGCCGCTGACCGTGACAGCAATCCAGCCCTCCATGGGCTTGCCCCCGAACAGTGTGAGCGATGGTGAGAACTTGACGCGGGAGAACTTTTCCCCGAAGCTGGAGGCACCAGActgtgagggaggggaggggtcagctgcaggggggtgggggtgggggcgcccagTTCACGCTCAGCCTTTAGGGGTCTACCTTCATGGCCCGAGGACCCCCTCCTGGGAACCGCACCCTCAGGaacacagaggaaccaggcagcaGAAGCCTCAAGAGCCCAAGCCTGAGGTCAGATTCAGCTTCAGCCACTGAGCACTGGGTGACACGAGCCTCTCTGACCTTCAGTGTCCTTGTCTGCATGTCCAAGGACACGATAAGGAGGACACAGCTAGATACACGAGGGACAGCAGTCAATCGCATTTTCTTTAGGGCCAGAGAGACATCCAGTGTTCTCAAGTGCTCAGTTCAGCCACTCCAGGCTCCTTGTGTGGGCAGTGTGGAGCACGGCCTGAGCCAGTGCACAGAGCAAGCTAGGCACCAGGCAAGTGGCTGCAGGATTCAGCTATGCCCCCTGCAGGCAGTGCTGGGACGCGCAGCTGCCACTGCTCTTTCATCTGCTCAGCTTTTTACCCCTGGGCCCTCAGCCACTGCGGCGCTGGCCTCTGCCCCAGCTTTGCCTTTCCCAGCGCCCCCGGGGGCAGACCCTAGGGAGGCCTGCACACCTGACTCCTTTCTGTCAGCACAAAGCATCTGTCACTGAAACAGCACGAGCTGGAGATGGCACAGAGCTCCTCCGAGTAGTGGGAGACTCTCTACCCCTCTATCGGGATGAGAAGCAGACTCACTAGGCTCACCCAGGCACCCCCAGGCTCATGGGACTAGACAtccagggagggcagggctgaCCACGGCCCCAGCTGAGTCTCCCGAACATGGAGGTGAGAGCAGtgttggaaagaaagaagcaaaaaccCCCAAATGAGCCCCAAGGGGAGATGCtgagagtctgaaaaagaaaccTCCCACAGAAAAAACGGTCCAGATGGTTAGGCAGTAAGCCTTGCAATGAGTCATTCCCTAGTGGAGAAGGGACAGGAGGCAGACACAGGGAAGGGGTGGAAAGAAAGGTCATTTCCCACAGCATCATTCCAGGAGGGCCTCCTGGCTTGGGAGTGGAGCTGACCAAGCCACGTGAGCTCTTGCTGCTGCCCTAGGTCTCACCCAGGCATGGCCCCGACCAAGCCCCCTCGCTTTCTCAGATTGAACCCtggcccagcccctggccccagtTGACAATTAGGAGAGTGATGGCTGAGGTATGACTCGGGGACTGAACTCAGCACCCTGACCCAGGAGGCTCCCCTCTCAGGGGGATGCCAGGCTGAACCGTGGGGTGCAGACAAGAATCAAGGGCTGTCACCACATCAACCACGTAGGAGCTGCTGGCAACACAGATGCTGACAACTGGGTGGCAGGTGTGACAGTCTGGCCCCATGAGAGGAGGAGCCAAGCCCTCCTTGGGCTTGAGGCCTGCTCCCCCAGGCAGGACACCTACCTTTTCCACATGCAGGGCCAGTTTCACGCCGTTGTGCAGCCAGGACAAGGCCACGATGGGGTCCCCTTCCACCACGCTGCCCACGGGGCTCTCCCAGCTGTTGGCCAGGTGGTCAGCCATGCTCCAGCACTTGATCTGCCCATCGGCATCAGCTGACAGCAGACGCGAGCCTGGGGGTAAAGGGGGAGATTGGGCAAACCTGCGTCACAAGCCCAATCCCTGCAGTTCATCAGGGTTGGGCGGGCCGGCCTGGAGGTCGTAGAGCAAGGAACCAGCACAGGCAAGTCCAGAAACAGGGGCGAGAAGAGCAGAAGCCTCAAAGGCACAGGTCAGGGTTTCAGGTCCCAACTCTGAGCCCAGGGCCAAGACCAGGAAGACAGAGCAGGCAGCCCTGGCATTCAGGGTGGCGGGCCGCCCTCACCGGACTGGTCCCACTCCAGGCAGGTGATGGCCTCGCTGTGCTCTGAGCGGATGGAGTGCACGTCCCAGGGATGCTCAGTGTCCAGGATGTGGATCATGCGGGTCAGGTCTGCGAGGGACAGTGATGTCAGTGTGGCAACAACGGCCTGGTGCCTGACCGCCCCAGGGGATCGGGGTGTCGAAGCCGATCAGGAAGTGTCAAAGCCCGGCTGCAGGGACTCCAGAAAATGATTTATACACAGGCAGCCCGAGGGGAGACAGCAGGCCCATGACCCTGCCTCCTATGAGGCTACAACTGTGCTTTCAAAATGGACCCAAAACACTAATAGCGGGTGTTGCTCCATGGAAGGTTAGGGTTCTCCTCATCCTAAAGTTTACGTTTTCCTAATTCTAAGAAGTGCATATTGTTCTGTGGTGGGAAGAATACCAGCCCTGCGGCAGAGTGCACCGCAAAGCTGGTGGTGACACGTGCGGCTGGAAAACTCCTGAAGGAGCCTCAGCAAGCCACAAGCGGTCACGGTCCCCCCTCCCCAGTGCCCCGCAGCCATGGCCATTCCTCAAGGTTATCTCTGTGCCCCTCAGCAACCCCAGCTGTCTCATAGAAGGAAACACCATGGGAGCTGGGGGGGAGGGCCCTAtggggggcctggggtggggggtggcacaCCCTGGTCATCGCTGCGCAGGTCCGTGGTGAAGGCGATGAGGTTGCGGCAGGACCAGGTGCAGGCCAGGGGACCCGAAGGGCAGTGGGTGCTCTTGGGCCATTTCTCCCACTCACAGATGTAAGCCAGGTCCATGGCGCCCAGCTGCCAAGGTCATACAGGGAGGACAATCACCAGCTCCTACAGGAGGGAAGGCAGGCTTGTCATCCATCTTCACAGGGTGCCTGCAGGGCCCCGAGTGCGGTGGTGGATGCTGGTTACCGCGGGGGACAAAGTGGACTCAACCCCTGCCCTGTGTGTGGCTGGGGAGCTGCGTTTTACACAAGCATGGCCAGGGATCAATCCATGCAGCCGGGAGGAAGAACATGTCAAGCGGagagaacagccagtgcaaaggcccagaggcttGACTGAGCCTGGGGTGCTCAAGCAGTGTCGGGCCGCAGAGCAAGAACAGAGtgagtgggggggtggggcaaGGTAAGGATGGGGAGGGGATGAGGCGGGTCTTGCAGGGCCTGGGGGTTCCACCTGGAGGGAGACGGGAGCCCCaagaagtctgtttctgtttcacaggtCCCTCTGGCTGTCTGGAAGGCACGGCTGAGGGATGGGGTAGAGGTGACGGCACTGGTCCAGGTGCACAGTGACGGGGACAGTGTAAGCTGTGACGAGAGGTAGGATCTACGTCTATTCTTAAGAAGGAGCCCGTGGACACAGGAGAACCAGTGAGGCTGCCTTAGacaggggcagggaggcagggtgggggttAGGCAGCAACTTGGGGCCTGGCTTCCAGAGGTACCGAAAGGGACAGTGAAGGCTTCCCCAGCAGGCTCTCTGCGCCCAGCTGCGACTAAGGTTATTTCCTTTCACCTTCCCAATCACACTACCCGCTGCTTCTTAAAGCCCCGCCCCGGAACACTGAGGCCCCGCCCACAAGCCCAagcagaagtctttttttttttttttttttttagcagaaatCTTTTTAAGCTCTGTCCCCAAAGCCCTCCGGCCCCGTCCCTACAAAATGTGCTTTCCAGATCCCACTCTCAATTTGTCCCTGGCGTCCCCAGGCCCGGCctaaacttctgtttttattccaAAGTCTCCAAAACAATCCCAAAGCCCCTTCTCCACACACCAGGCCACCCAGGACCCGCCCCAACCCACCCGACAGTCCCTAAGCCCCGCCTCAAATGCATCCCAGGCCCTCCCCGGGGAGGTACAACCTTAGGCCCTCCCCGATTTTCCACCGCCCACTCCAGGGCGCTTCAAGTCACCCTAAATTTCCGCCACGACCCCCAGACCACGCCCAGCGCACTCAGGGCGCGTACCCAGCACCCTCTGCTCTCCAGGACCGCCCTCTGACTCCACAGGCCCTGCTCCGACTCACAATCCCAGCAGCCTCGGAGCCATCCGGAGGCTGGCCGACTGCCCAAGCCCCCAGCCCCGCACTCACTGGACCAGCCTGGACGCCCACCGGGAAGGAGGCTACCGTCTGCATTCGCTCTAACACCCCGGCTCCAGCGCCGCCATCTTCCCAGAACCAACTAGTCTCCCGCGCAGCCCGGCTGCTTTCCGGAGACTTCTGGGACGGCAGTGGCTCCGCCCCGCTTCCGGGGTATTTTGCATACGACCGTGGCGTTCCAACCGACATCTGTCTGCGTTATATTTGGTGGAAACAACAAACATTTTCTCAATTTAAGTGAATAACCCCCTTAGATCAAGCTATGATTGCACTAATTTCGTAAAGAAAAGGGGAGAGTTGGcagattggtttttttttttttttaatagaaatcacCATCAGCGATAAGTATTTGATTCTGTCTACTATAAATAGTTCTGGCTTCTCAACGATAttcgtgctcgcttcggcagcacatatactaaaattggaacgatacagagaagattagcatggcccctgcgcaaggatgacacgcaaattcgtgaagcgttccatattttgcctttttttcacgATATCTAGCCAAGGTGTTGTAACTCCTTCATAAGCAAGGTAACCTAACCCATCAAGGGCCCGTAGAGTCAGTCTCCATCCTCAATTCCTCCTCCAAAAGCTGTCGGACTCTCCCCAGTTTAGAATGTCTTTTCCAGAAAGACCTGGGATTGATTGCAGGGAAGGGTACACCAAACAGCAGGCAACACCTGGACAAAGGTCTGGGGGCCGGGCTGTCTAGGGACGCGGGGTGTGGAAAACCCACACAGCCAACCAGGACCCTGGGCAGGACGGAGTCCGCGTGGGTCTGGAGGCAGCGTGTGGGCTTGCCCTGGGCCCCACATCCGTGCCCTGAGCCCCAGCCggtcttctcagttcagttcagccgctcagttgtgtccgactctgcgaccccatggactgcaacatgccacgcttccatgtcctgtccatcaccaactcccggaacttggctcaaactcatgttcatcgagtcggtgatgccatccaaccatctcatcctctgttgtccccttctt includes:
- the MED16 gene encoding mediator of RNA polymerase II transcription subunit 16 isoform X3; its protein translation is MDLAYICEWEKWPKSTHCPSGPLACTWSCRNLIAFTTDLRSDDQDLTRMIHILDTEHPWDVHSIRSEHSEAITCLEWDQSGSRLLSADADGQIKCWSMADHLANSWESPVGSVVEGDPIVALSWLHNGVKLALHVEKSGASSFGEKFSRVKFSPSLTLFGGKPMEGWIAVTVSGLVTVSLLKPSGQVLTSTESLCRLRGRVALADIAFTGGGNIVVATADGSSASPVQLYKVCVSVVNEKCRIDTELLPSLFMRCTTDLSRRDRLPAITHLKFLARDMSEQVLLCASSQTSSVVECWSLRKEGLPVNNIFQQLSPAVGDKQPTILKWRILSATNDLDRVSAVALPKLPISLTNTDLKVASDTQFYPGLGSLKGYEVANKLGTVQPLPIVQGWARPLDLHVPPGLALAFHDGSVHIVHRLSLQTMAIFYSSAAPRPVDEPALKRPRTTGPAVHFKAMQLSWTSLALVGIDNHGRLSMLRISPSMGHSLDVGLALRHLLFLLEYCMVTGYDWWDILLHVQPGMVQSLVEKLHEEYTRQKAELQQVLSTRILAMKASLCKLSPCTVTRVCDYHAKLFLIAISSTLKSLLRPHVLNTPDKSPGDRLTEICAKITDVGLPAATRPQLPAGWHVTGHAARADGCHPHLGLAEAQLPACVHGYLRHSGQHVPALSPAHQALDLLP